CGAAAAACGGCTGTACGCAAGTCGGCCGCCTCCCGGCGACCACGATGGCAACGTGCCTTTGCCCAGTGAGCGAATACTCCGGCCGTCCATGGTCGCGACGTAGATTTCGGTGTCGGACGTGACCGCCTGACCGGGCAGAGCGGCCACGATGGCGATGCTGTTTCCGTCCGGAGCAACCGCCGCTGCCGTGGCCGCCTGAAACGTTGGCAGAGTGAACAGCAGCTTCGATTCTTCGGTTTCTGAATCCCACTGACAAACCCAGATCTGACCCGCGACAGATGCGCGGTCCTTGATGTCGGCTGCAGGCTGAATTTTGACGGCACTCGCTGGCGACACGGGTTCTGGTTCGCTGGCGCCGGCGTTTTGAGGCAGCGACGTTGTCTGGTATCGTCGTTCGAATTCTTCGGCTGATTCGCGGCCGAGAATCTCTCGGGCTTCCGCATCAAGTCCGCGAGCGAACAATTCGTGACCGACGATCTGCGTCTGCCCGATCTCAATACCTGATGGCCAGACCCCGAAGCGCCCCTTCACTTTCAGCTTGCGATATTCACCCAAAAGCTTGACGCCATTTTCGCGCCGACCGGCTTCAAACTGAGCCCGCGCGGCCGCCAGCACGATGGCTCGCGCAGATGAATTCGCGACGGGTTCGTTGCGGTTCATAGCCGCGATCACGGTGGCGGCTCGCTGCAACAAATCGGCGACCGCATCGCGATGCCGGGACTGGCGTCCGATCGTGACAGCCTGCAACGCAACCAGTTCGACTGACGCGCGATCGGTACCAGCTCGCAGTGAATTCACCAGCAAATCAGTTTGACGGCGTAGCAAATCGTCATCACCCAGCGCATCGGCCACCAGTAGAGTCAGAATCGCTCGTTCGATCGTATCTCCATCACGCGGCGAACCAAGCTGCTGGCGGAGTGCGCCGAGCTTATTGGCGTGCCTGGCACAATTTATCAGCCGGTGACCGATACTATCGACGACGGGAAATCGGTGAGGCTGCAACGTGTCGAATTCGACCGGCAGGCTGTACAGAAACGCTTCCTGGTTGCGATGTTCGGGCAGGACGATACTTCGCAGCGTTTCGTAGATTTGAACGGAGTTCGCTTCCGCCTTCCAGCCCTCCAGCAGCCGCATGACGAGACGCGGAATGCGCAGCTGATTTGATTCCAGAGCCGTCGGCGGAAATTCTCGCGACGTGTCAACTCGCGCATTGGACATGCGGAGCTTCGCGCCGTCGTCTCTGGTGTTGGATACCGTAGGCGGCCCGAACTGCAGCGATCGGCGCACGGCCGATTGAGACAAATCGGTCATTCCATGCCGAGCTGCCTTTTCCGCGATGTCTAGCGCCTGGTTGACCTGTTCGACTGTCGGTGGCGCAGCAAACGCCGCCGAACTGGCCGACGCGCAAGCGATCAGCAGAAGAATCCGAACGGAGTGTCGACTGGAGATTTGAGTCTGTCCTGTAAACGACAAAGTGCAGTGACTTCGAATGGGGACCACGCCCAGAACGGCGCGGCCGCTCCCCTCCGCAACCAATTGGCTGGAGGGGTGGCCCGGGCTTCGTTACACAAGTTCTCGCAGTGTCTTCAGATACTTTGGAATCTCTTCGAGCGGTTTTGTTTCTTCAAATTCGAGCGTCACGTAGCCTCGGTAGCCGGCCTTCTTCAGGATGCCAATGATCTTTGGCATGTCAGCCGGATACTTTTTGCCTTCCGGCGACTTCATCGACACTTTGATCTGAGCGTTGACCGCGTACGGCGCGATGATGGCGAGGTCTCGATAAGGATCGTCTGTGCTGAAGTTGCCGCTGTCGAAATTGACGCCGAACCAGGGCGACGGTTTGACGGCATCAATAATTTTCATCATTTGAGCCGGCGTGGCCGTGATGCCGCCGTGATTTTCAAGAGCCAGAAAGACGCCCTTCTTTGCGGCATAGTTCAGGCTCTGGTTGATGCCGTCCACACAGCGTTCAATGGCGGCTTCTTCGTTGTCGCCCTTGGGGACTCGGCCCGCAAAAATTCGAATCGCGGGGGCACCCATGATGGCTGCGTAGTCGATCCAGTCCTGACAGTCCTGAAGTTGCTGGTCGCGTGCTTCGCCCTCTGGCAGGCAGAAATCGTTGCCAATGGCCGTGCCGGAAATATCCAAACCCAGCCGATGCGTTCGCTGACGAATGCTTAGCAGGTATTCGGTGGTGATGTCTTTCGGGAAGTAGTATCCCGTCAACTCAACCGCCCCTAACTGCTGTTCAGCACCGTAGTCGATGAACTTTTCCAGCGTCATTTCCGCCTTCGCGATTTGGTCGGGCGTGCCTCGGCGAGCGAACATTTTGTTGAAGCTGTAGGCGGCCAGACTTAGCTTCAAAAGCGGTTCACCGCTGCGTTTGGGCGGGTCGGCCGCGTGCAGTACGGACGAACCTGTCAGAGCGGGCGCTGCGGCGATAGCTCCGAGGCTGGTGAGGAATTTTCGACGAGGGTGGATCATAGATGGGCGACCGTAAAAAAAAGGGATATTGAGGCGGGACAGAGTGTGTACCAGTTAAATCAGGCGAGACGATTTTGTCCAGCGAAGCCACCAAACGCGGCCGGGAAACCTTCAAACAATCGAAAACTCAGGTTTTGTCAGATGGGAATCACGGCTAAACTGGGCAAGCCTCGCAAACGGACGGATTCGTTGCCGGGCCTGAAAATCCGATCCCTCGTAACCTGACACTTCGATGATACATGACGTTATTGTCCTTGGCGGCGGTCCGGCAGGAAGTACGGCCGCTACGCTGCTTTCTCAGCAGGGATTCGATTGTGTGGTCGTCGAAAAAGACCACTTTCCGCGATTCCATATCGGTGAATCGCTGCTGCCGGCGACGGTGCGAATTTTCGAACGCCTGGGCGTTCATGAACAGATTCGCGATGTTTTCATCCGCAAACCGGGCGGCAAATGGCTGTACGGCGACATTGCCGTGCCCGGCGACTTTGCCAAACCGGATCGCCACGCCACGTTTCGAGACTGCCCGTACTCCTACTTAGTGGAACGCTCAGTCTTCGATAAAATCCTGATCGATCGGTCCATCGATGGCGGCGCCGACGTGCGTTTTGGCACCGAAGTGGTGGACGTGCTGACAGCAGAGCGGGCGGATGAATCGCATGCTTCTGCAGCGCCCAAAAAAAATTCGCACGGTGTCGCGGGAGTCAGGTGCCGCACGGAATCTGGTAAGGAATACGATCTTCGCGCGCGACTGGTGATTGATGCGAGCGGCCTGCGTTCGCTGATTCCTTCAAAACTGCGATTGCGAAAGCTGACCGAACCGCATCGCATGGGCATCTACGCTCAATACGCTGCGTCGCCGACGCGTGACGACGTGAAAGCCGGGTGGTTTATCGGCCAGATGTTCTACGACGGCTGGACCTGGCTGCTGAGACTTCCCGGCAACCGGTTTTCCGTGGGCGTGGTTTTGACGGTCGACCGGTTTCGCAAAAGCGGTCTTTCGCCGACCGAACTGCTGGAACGCATGGTGGAAGAAAATCCGCTGCTGAACGACGG
This DNA window, taken from Fuerstiella marisgermanici, encodes the following:
- a CDS encoding PD40 domain-containing protein, with amino-acid sequence MSFTGQTQISSRHSVRILLLIACASASSAAFAAPPTVEQVNQALDIAEKAARHGMTDLSQSAVRRSLQFGPPTVSNTRDDGAKLRMSNARVDTSREFPPTALESNQLRIPRLVMRLLEGWKAEANSVQIYETLRSIVLPEHRNQEAFLYSLPVEFDTLQPHRFPVVDSIGHRLINCARHANKLGALRQQLGSPRDGDTIERAILTLLVADALGDDDLLRRQTDLLVNSLRAGTDRASVELVALQAVTIGRQSRHRDAVADLLQRAATVIAAMNRNEPVANSSARAIVLAAARAQFEAGRRENGVKLLGEYRKLKVKGRFGVWPSGIEIGQTQIVGHELFARGLDAEAREILGRESAEEFERRYQTTSLPQNAGASEPEPVSPASAVKIQPAADIKDRASVAGQIWVCQWDSETEESKLLFTLPTFQAATAAAVAPDGNSIAIVAALPGQAVTSDTEIYVATMDGRSIRSLGKGTLPSWSPGGGRLAYSRFSPARGVWIMRADGTNRQLIDESGWGAAWSPDGRMIAYADTSTATGDIRVFDLAEDTFRSPLNAALSKLGLSHPQQFAWSSDSTQLAFTASRKQGGADEAATLLSLKAYGKARLTTLLSEIRQPASGVAWQRHSEAIVFASATPQTKYEQLHMLVAEGETAATVPGQFPGRRNLGASWMPDGKTLIYISRPVKP
- a CDS encoding sugar phosphate isomerase/epimerase family protein, giving the protein MIHPRRKFLTSLGAIAAAPALTGSSVLHAADPPKRSGEPLLKLSLAAYSFNKMFARRGTPDQIAKAEMTLEKFIDYGAEQQLGAVELTGYYFPKDITTEYLLSIRQRTHRLGLDISGTAIGNDFCLPEGEARDQQLQDCQDWIDYAAIMGAPAIRIFAGRVPKGDNEEAAIERCVDGINQSLNYAAKKGVFLALENHGGITATPAQMMKIIDAVKPSPWFGVNFDSGNFSTDDPYRDLAIIAPYAVNAQIKVSMKSPEGKKYPADMPKIIGILKKAGYRGYVTLEFEETKPLEEIPKYLKTLRELV
- a CDS encoding NAD(P)/FAD-dependent oxidoreductase codes for the protein MIHDVIVLGGGPAGSTAATLLSQQGFDCVVVEKDHFPRFHIGESLLPATVRIFERLGVHEQIRDVFIRKPGGKWLYGDIAVPGDFAKPDRHATFRDCPYSYLVERSVFDKILIDRSIDGGADVRFGTEVVDVLTAERADESHASAAPKKNSHGVAGVRCRTESGKEYDLRARLVIDASGLRSLIPSKLRLRKLTEPHRMGIYAQYAASPTRDDVKAGWFIGQMFYDGWTWLLRLPGNRFSVGVVLTVDRFRKSGLSPTELLERMVEENPLLNDGMTIDRKRISDVMVTGNMGNSSESLAGDGWVAVGDAAYFIDPCYSSGVHLAMKSAEMVADLVAGHARDTPITPALFDQYQKDMRQHEKSVQRMVDTFYIASRNTSVQKMVTSLQGGYFSRKFVTFVGGDFDRNSSYIARIKLYSNCAAVMFGNDAKRAPANSPNYLHKVPSSDDESRIDADRHESEQFSTV